From one Gossypium hirsutum isolate 1008001.06 chromosome D08, Gossypium_hirsutum_v2.1, whole genome shotgun sequence genomic stretch:
- the LOC107919020 gene encoding heavy metal-associated isoprenylated plant protein 4, whose amino-acid sequence MAAKTEGVITAVYKVNLHCRQCTSDIKKPLMRTQGVHGVEFDVGKGEIKVTGVIDVIKIHRMIEKVSNKKVEILSPQIKIPDKDKATTTPSKPKEIKKPILRTTSIKVHLHCDKCEQDLRNKLLKHKDIYSVKSDMKAQSLTVEGIMEPEKLLSYIKKKVHKHAEMISSKTMEAKEEKKEIVKVEAKKEEVKVVGESSENKIVKSTDASAPYFVHYVYAPQLFSDENPNACTII is encoded by the exons ATGGCAGCAAAGACGGAGGGAGTGATCACTGCGGTTTATAAAGTGAATCTCCATTGCAGGCAATGCACATCCGATATTAAAAAGCCTCTCATGAGGACTCAAG GGGTTCATGGTGTAGAATTTGATGTTGGGAAAGGTGAAATTAAGGTTACTGGAGTGATTGATGTAATAAAAATCCACAGGATGATTGAAAAAGTTAGCAATAAAAAGGTTGAGATTTTGTCGCCTCAGATTAAGATCCCTGACAAGGACAAAGCTACTACTACACCCAGCAAACCCAAGGAAATCAAAAAG CCAATTTTACGCACTACATCGATAAAAGTTCATCTACATTGTGACAAGTGTGAGCAGGATCTACGCAACAAGTTATTGAAGCATAAAG ATATTTATAGTGTTAAGAGTGATATGAAAGCACAAAGCCTAACAGTGGAAGGAATAATGGAACCAGAAAAATTGTTATCATACATTAAAAAGAAAGTGCATAAACATGCAGAGATGATAAGCTCAAAAACAATGGAGGCTAAGGAAGAAAAGAAGGAGATTGTAAAAGTTGAAGCCAAAAAGGAAGAAGTGAAAGTAGTGGGTGAATCCAGTGAAAACAAGATTGTGAAGAGTACAGATGCCAGTGctccatattttgttcattacGTCTATGCTCCCCAATTGTTTAGTGATGAAAATCCCAACGCTTGTACTATCATATGA
- the LOC107917035 gene encoding probable protein phosphatase 2C 49: MVAEAEVVCQQRVPVLDVPYFGKGSNIEEIDEIVAVSSPVSSPKLGKVGLPSDLPTPQLDVKSVEKITDPSIETTTVVQFVPDIRSGSFADIGPRRYMEDEHIRIDDLSSHLGPLFKFPKPCAFYGVFDGHGGPEAAAYVRKHALRFFFEDADFPRTCEVDDVFMEGVENSLSKSFLLADLALADLALADDCTVNSSSGTTALVAMIFGRHLMVANAGDCRAVLCRKGEAVDMSEDHRPIYPSERRRVEDLGGFIDDGYLNGVLSVSRALGDWDMKFPKGSSSPLIAEPEFRQVVLTEDDEFLIIGCDGIWDVMSSQHAVNIVRKGLRRHDDPEQCARDLVMEALRCNTFDNLTVIVVCFSSPDHLEQPSPRPRRLRCCSLSAEALCSLRSLLDANAKW, from the exons atggTAGCGGAAGCTGAGGTTGTTTGTCAACAAAGGGTGCCGGTGTTAGATGTTCCATATTTCGGTAAAGGAAGTAACATCGAGGAGATTGATGAAATTGTTGCGGTTTCGTCGCCGGTTTCTTCACCCAAGCTCGGAAAAGTTGGCCTTCCCTCCGATTTACCCACACCTCAACTG GATGTGAAATCTGTGGAAAAAATCACAGATCCGAGTATTGAAACTACAACGGTGGTGCAATTTGTTCCGGACATTCGTTCAGGTAGTTTTGCTGATATTGGACCTAGGAGATACATGGAAGATGAACATATtagaattgatgatctatctTCGCATTTGGGTCCCCTTTTCAAGTTCCCTAAGCCTTGTGCTTTTTATGGG gtgTTTGATGGTCATGGAGGTCCTGAAGCAGCTGCTTATGTAAGGAAACATGCTCTTAGATTCTTTTTCGAAGATGCCGATTTTCCTCGGACTTGTGAAgttgatgatgttttcatggaagGGGTTGAGAATTCCCTTAGTAAATCGTTTCTTCTTGCTGATCTTGCTCTTGCTGATCTTGCTCTTGCTGATGATTGTACTGTGAATAGCTCTTCGGGCACTACAGCTCTTGTTGCTATGATATTTGGAAGGCATCTAATGGTGGCTAATGCTGGTGATTGCCGAGCAGTGCTATGCCGAAAAGGGGAGGCAGTTGATATGTCTGAAGATCACAGACCTATATATCCATCAGAACGGAGGAGAGTAGAAGATCTGGGTGGGTTTATAGATGATGGGTATCTCAATGGCGTTCTATCGGTTTCCAGAGCCTTGGGGGATTGGGACATGAAGTTCCCCAAGGGTTCTTCTTCGCCTCTCATTGCAGAGCCAGAGTTTCGACAGGTGGTTCTAACAGAGGACGATGAATTCCTCATCATTGGGTGTGATGGGATTTGGGATGTTATGTCGAGTCAGCACGCAGTTAACATAGTTCGAAAAGGATTAAGGCGGCACGATGATCCCGAACAATGCGCTAGAGACCTCGTGATGGAGGCCTTACGTTGCAACACATTTGACAATCTCACCGTGATCGTCGTATGCTTTTCTTCACCTGATCACCTAGAACAACCATCTCCTAGGCCAAGAAGATTGAGGTGTTGCAGCTTATCAGCAGAAGCCCTGTGTAGCTTAAGGAGTTTATTGGATGCCAATGCCAAGTGGTGA